In Salmo salar chromosome ssa03, Ssal_v3.1, whole genome shotgun sequence, a single genomic region encodes these proteins:
- the LOC106599621 gene encoding protein FAM227A isoform X1: MADISEQCAPIVVYQEDVSENPVTARSKKESLQESSRTPASCLVGSMGTLSARIARLPPLFSSMGYDWGQTLHTHLAAIAEGKDRQDKARSKFTRLSSQQDSSTSLQNRRRNMPAEKREVGMPKLVELYQYPGFRDDMPMPLPHSNTFSTIITHVVRAQPHLTDKPRYKAVFQSILSSSMMEDFVIDSFWWLFLQHFQPDARIQDSLFARIAENYIRILIQSLTSRSGKWFLREFPSTLAQTLYCCFCCCFPQSCRTLRSDTFLIPLCFTAYQWTGGICPAPDVFKKWDFEALEPEEATHVQFVSGNKRNEKESDSCLSLLDSMFSSAYVDEPFHSKLTSSATTLLRKKPSSLLTSSNHTTLEGQPSKSTVDTTSTTSGSEEKTVGSANITGTDLKALTGQANQTPARESHVAYPGVAFKRSVFNVYGNSPLVQYYMRVLHMDPKVGQDVLVVRTEISKLPPAGSVTYRDILSQAHERSVAHRRDLRTMWGQYSKELYVLNQRKLDERYENFRKQKKILSQKTTTKRLCQLLVPETINEEDTRTSSEVMHAFEIAVSGLDKVTPDPTV, encoded by the exons ATGGCGGACATTAGTGAGCAGTGCGCACCCATCGTGGTGTACCAGGAGGACGTGAGCGAGAACCCTGTCACTGCGCGAAGCAAGAAGGAGAGCCTACAAGAGTCCTCACGCACTCCAGCCT CCTGTTTGGTGGGTTCAATGGGGACCCTCAGTGCAAGGATTGCCCGTTTGCCTCCCCTTTTCAGCTCT ATGGGTTATGACTGGGGACAGACGCTACATACTCACCTAGCTGCTATCGCAGAGGgcaaag acagacaAGACAAGGCAAGGTCAAAGTTCACTCGGCTGTCCTCCCAGCAGGACTCGTCCACGTCGCTGCAGAATCGCCGGCGCAACATGCCAGCTGAAAAG CGTGAAGTGGGAATGCCCAAGCTGGTGGAGCTGTATCAGTACCCAGGGTTCAGAGACGACATGCCCATGCCCCTGCCACACAGCAACACCTTCTCTACCATCATTACCCACGTAGTGAGGGCACAGCCGCACCTCACCGACAAG CCCAGGTACAAGGCAGTGTTCCAAAGCATCCTGTCTTCTTCTATGATGGAGGACTTTGTCATCGACTCCTTCTGGTGGCTGTTTCTACAGCACTTCCAG CCAGACGCACGCATACAGGACAGCCTGTTTGCACGAATCGCAGAGAATTACATCCGAATCCTGATCCAGAGTCTAACATCACGCAGTGGCAAGTGGTTTCTCAGG GAGTTCCCCAGTACCCTGGCCCAGACCCTGTACTGTTGCTTCTGCTGTTGTTTCCCTCAGTCCTGCAGAACTCTGCGCAGTGACACCTTCCTCATCCCACTGTGCTTTACTGCCTACCAGTGGACAGGAG gtaTCTGTCCTGCCCCTGATGTTTTTAAGAAGTGGGATTTTGAGGCTCTGGAGCCAGAGGAAGCCACTCATGTACAGTTTGTTTCTGGGAACAAGAGGAATGAGAAAGAGAGTGACTCATGTCTGTCTCTCCTGGACAGTATGTTCTCCAGTGCCTATGTTGATGAGCCCTTTCATAGTAAATTGACCAGCAGTGCCACCACTCTACTGAGGAAGAAACCG agctCATTGCTGACCAGTAGTAATCACACCACTCTGGAGGGCCAGCCATCTAAAAGCACAGTTGACACAACCAGCACTACGTCAGGCTCGGAAG AGAAGACCGTGGGCTCAGCGAACATCACAGGGACAGACCTGAAGGCCCTGACCGGACAGGCCAACCAGACACctgccagagag tcCCATGTAGCCTATCCGGGCGTGGCGTTTAAGCGCAGTGTGTTTAACGTGTATGGCAACAGTCCTCTGGTGCAGTACTACATGCGTGTTCTCCACATGGACCCCAAGGTGGGACAAGACGTACTGGTGGTCCGGACCGAGATCAGCAAGCTGCCTCC GGCTGGATCAGTGACGTACAGGGACATTCTGAGTCAGGCCCATGAGCGTTCTGTGGCCCACCGCAGGGACCTCAGGACCATGTGGGGCCAATACTCTAAGGAACTCTATGTTCTCAACCAGAGGAAGCTGGATGAGCGCTACGAAAACTTCAG GAAACAGAAAAAGATCCTGTCCCAGAAGACAACTACCAAACGACTGTGCCAGCTACTGGTCCCAGAGACCATC AATGAAGAGGACACCAGGACCAGCTCTGAGGTCATGCACGCCTTCGAAATTGCTGTGTCTGGGCTGGACAAAGTCACCCCTGACCCCACAGTCTGA
- the LOC106599621 gene encoding protein FAM227A isoform X2 produces MADISEQCAPIVVYQEDVSENPVTARSKKESLQESSRTPASCLVGSMGTLSARIARLPPLFSSMGYDWGQTLHTHLAAIAEGKDRQDKARSKFTRLSSQQDSSTSLQNRRRNMPAEKREVGMPKLVELYQYPGFRDDMPMPLPHSNTFSTIITHVVRAQPHLTDKPRYKAVFQSILSSSMMEDFVIDSFWWLFLQHFQPDARIQDSLFARIAENYIRILIQSLTSRSGKWFLREFPSTLAQTLYCCFCCCFPQSCRTLRSDTFLIPLCFTAYQWTGGICPAPDVFKKWDFEALEPEEATHVQFVSGNKRNEKESDSCLSLLDSMFSSAYVDEPFHSKLTSSATTLLRKKPSSLLTSSNHTTLEGQPSKSTVDTTSTTSGSEEKTVGSANITGTDLKALTGQANQTPARESHVAYPGVAFKRSVFNVYGNSPLVQYYMRVLHMDPKVGQDVLVVRTEISKLPPAGSVTYRDILSQAHERSVAHRRDLRTMWGQYSKELYVLNQRKLDERYENFRKQKKILSQKTTTKRLCQLLVPETIVSST; encoded by the exons ATGGCGGACATTAGTGAGCAGTGCGCACCCATCGTGGTGTACCAGGAGGACGTGAGCGAGAACCCTGTCACTGCGCGAAGCAAGAAGGAGAGCCTACAAGAGTCCTCACGCACTCCAGCCT CCTGTTTGGTGGGTTCAATGGGGACCCTCAGTGCAAGGATTGCCCGTTTGCCTCCCCTTTTCAGCTCT ATGGGTTATGACTGGGGACAGACGCTACATACTCACCTAGCTGCTATCGCAGAGGgcaaag acagacaAGACAAGGCAAGGTCAAAGTTCACTCGGCTGTCCTCCCAGCAGGACTCGTCCACGTCGCTGCAGAATCGCCGGCGCAACATGCCAGCTGAAAAG CGTGAAGTGGGAATGCCCAAGCTGGTGGAGCTGTATCAGTACCCAGGGTTCAGAGACGACATGCCCATGCCCCTGCCACACAGCAACACCTTCTCTACCATCATTACCCACGTAGTGAGGGCACAGCCGCACCTCACCGACAAG CCCAGGTACAAGGCAGTGTTCCAAAGCATCCTGTCTTCTTCTATGATGGAGGACTTTGTCATCGACTCCTTCTGGTGGCTGTTTCTACAGCACTTCCAG CCAGACGCACGCATACAGGACAGCCTGTTTGCACGAATCGCAGAGAATTACATCCGAATCCTGATCCAGAGTCTAACATCACGCAGTGGCAAGTGGTTTCTCAGG GAGTTCCCCAGTACCCTGGCCCAGACCCTGTACTGTTGCTTCTGCTGTTGTTTCCCTCAGTCCTGCAGAACTCTGCGCAGTGACACCTTCCTCATCCCACTGTGCTTTACTGCCTACCAGTGGACAGGAG gtaTCTGTCCTGCCCCTGATGTTTTTAAGAAGTGGGATTTTGAGGCTCTGGAGCCAGAGGAAGCCACTCATGTACAGTTTGTTTCTGGGAACAAGAGGAATGAGAAAGAGAGTGACTCATGTCTGTCTCTCCTGGACAGTATGTTCTCCAGTGCCTATGTTGATGAGCCCTTTCATAGTAAATTGACCAGCAGTGCCACCACTCTACTGAGGAAGAAACCG agctCATTGCTGACCAGTAGTAATCACACCACTCTGGAGGGCCAGCCATCTAAAAGCACAGTTGACACAACCAGCACTACGTCAGGCTCGGAAG AGAAGACCGTGGGCTCAGCGAACATCACAGGGACAGACCTGAAGGCCCTGACCGGACAGGCCAACCAGACACctgccagagag tcCCATGTAGCCTATCCGGGCGTGGCGTTTAAGCGCAGTGTGTTTAACGTGTATGGCAACAGTCCTCTGGTGCAGTACTACATGCGTGTTCTCCACATGGACCCCAAGGTGGGACAAGACGTACTGGTGGTCCGGACCGAGATCAGCAAGCTGCCTCC GGCTGGATCAGTGACGTACAGGGACATTCTGAGTCAGGCCCATGAGCGTTCTGTGGCCCACCGCAGGGACCTCAGGACCATGTGGGGCCAATACTCTAAGGAACTCTATGTTCTCAACCAGAGGAAGCTGGATGAGCGCTACGAAAACTTCAG GAAACAGAAAAAGATCCTGTCCCAGAAGACAACTACCAAACGACTGTGCCAGCTACTGGTCCCAGAGACCATCGTAAGTTCtacatga